GGCCCGACGACGTCTTCCCGTGGCTGCTGAAGATGATCGGCGCGGTCATCCTCGTCGTCTGGCTGTTCATCGCGGTCTCGCAGCTGGTGCTGCGGCGCCGCACGGAGCGCGAGGCCCCGGAGCGGCTCGTGGTGCGGATGTGGCTGTTCCCGGCGCTGACCTGGGTCGCCATCGCGGGCATGCTCGCCGTCTTCGTGCTGATGCTGCGCCAGCCGGGCACCCGTGACCAGCTGATGGCGACCGGTGCGATGACGCTGGTGCTGGCCGCGTCGGGCGCCCTGCTGCAGCGCCGGCGCAAGGCCGGTGCCGCGGGCGGGACGGCCGACGGGGGCGCCGAGCGGGAGGCGGCACCGGCGGGCGCCGTCAAGGACTGAGCGGGACTCCCCCGCGACGCAGGACCCCCCGGGCCGAAGGAGGCCCGGGGGGTCCTGGCGTTTCCGGAGCATGCGGGGTCCCGGGCCGGGGTGCCGATCCGATCGCCGTCGGCGACGCCTGCGCGGAGTACGGCCGCACGGTGAGTACGGCCGCACGGCGCCTCGGTGCCGTCGCCGGAGCCGTCGCCACCGGCTCGTCATCGTCGCCGCCGTCGCCGCCGTTGTCACCGTCGCCACCGTTGGCACCGGCCTCCCCGGACGGCCCGGCCCGGCCCCGATCGCCCGCGGCGCACGGCACCCGCCGGACGCGCTGATCACGTTCCCGCCCTTCTGCTGCTAGCCTGCAGTTGCGAAAGGTTTGCAATAAGCAGTCGGAGGGGCTCGGACATGGCCACGTACACGCTTCCTGAACTTCCGTACGACTACGCGGCTCTGGAGCCGGTGATCAACCCGCAGATCATCGAGCTGCACCACGACAAGCACCACGCCGCGTACGTCAAGGGCGCCAACGACACCCTCGAGCGGCTCGCCGAGGCGCGCGACAAGGAAGCCTGGGGCTCGATCAACGGCCTGGAGAAGAACCTCGCGTTCCACCTCTCCGGCCACATCCTGCACAGCATCTACTGGCACAACATGGTCGCGCCCAAGGAGGGCGGCGGCGGCGAGCCGCTCGCGGCGGACGGCGTCGGCGAACTGGCGGATGCGATCACCGACTCCTTCGGCTCCTTCGCGAAGTTCCGTACCCAGCTGTCGAAGGCCGCCGCGACCACCCAGGGCTCGGGCTGGGGCGTGCTCGCCTACGAGCCGGTCAGCGGCCGGCTGATCGTCGAGCAGGTCTACGACCACCAGGGCAACGTCGGCCAGGGCTCGGTGCCGATCCTGGTCTTCGACGCCTGGGAGCACGCCTTCTACCTGCAGTACAAGAACCAGAAGGTGGACTTCATCGACGCCATGTGGGGCGTCGTCAACTGGCAGGACGTGGCGAGGCGCTACGCCGAGGCCAAGGACCGCACCCCGCTGATCACCCCGTGACCCGGGCCCCGTCCCGGCCGTAGGCCGTCCTGCTCGTGATCGTCTTCTCACCCTTCACCGGCAGGCGGAAAGAAGAGGCCCCCGCGAGTGGCGGCTCCTCCCAGAGGCTCTGGGGGGGGGACTGACCCGCGGGGGTCCCTTCCGTATCCGGCCCCGGGCGGGCCCGAGGGGCTTCAGGAGAAGTCGGGGTCCTTCGTCCGGGTGCGCTTGATCTCGTAGAAGCCGGGAATCGACGCCACCATCAGCGTGCCGTCCCAGAGCCTGGCCGCCTCCTCGCCCTTGGGCGCCGGGGTCACGACCGGGCCGAAGAACGCGATCTGCTCGCCGTCCGCGCCGGGCACCGCGATGACCGGCGTGCCGACGTCCTGGCCCACCTTGGAGATTCCCTCGCCGTGGGAGGCGCGCAGCTCGGCGTCGTAGGCGTCCGACTCGGCGTAGTCGGCGAGTTCGGCCGGCAGGCCCACCGCGTCAAGGGCCTCCCGGACCACCTCGGGCGTGATGCCGCGGCCCTCGTTGTGGATCCGGGTGCCGAGGGCGGTGTAGAGGGGGCCGACGACCTCGTCGCCGTACTTCTGCTGGGCGGCGATCACCACGCGCACCGGTCCCCAGGCGTCCTCCATCGCGCGGCGGTACTCCTCGGGGAGCTCGTCCAGCCTGTCCTCGTTCAGCACCGCCAGGCTCATGACGTGCCAGCGCACCTCCACCGGCCGCACCTTCTCCACCTCGAGCATCCAGCGGGAGGTCATCCAGGCCCAGGGGCACAGCGGGTCGAACCAGAAGTCGGCGGGGGTCCTGCTGCTGTCGGACATGTCACTCCTCGTGCTCGTGGCGGGGGTCGCTCCCCCTGACCAACCCCGGAGGTCACCGGACGCATTCCCCAACCCATTGCACGACCGCATTGCACGACCGCACTGCACGACCGCATTCCCCGATCCCCCCGGCCACGGGCGCGTGCGAGGATCGGACCTGCCCGAACGACACACGAAGGAGTGGACGTGCCCGGAGTGAATCTGTCCCGCGACGAGGCCCGCGCCCGGGCCGAGCTGCTGTCGGTCGACGGGTACGAGGTCTTCCTCGACCTGCGGTCCGCGACCGCGGAGGGCGAGGAGGCGCAGCCGCGGACGTTCCGCTCGGTCACCACGATCAGGTTCCGCCGCACCGGCGAGGGCGACAGCACCTTCGCCGATCTCGTCGCCCCCTCGGTGAACGCGGTGACGCTCAACGGCCGTGAGCTCGACCCGGCCGAGGTCTTCGACGGCTCCCGGATCGCCCTGAACGGCCTGCGGGCGGAGAACGTCCTGGTGGTGGACGCGCAGTGCGCCTACAGCCGCACCGGCGAGGGCATGCACCGCTTCGTCGACCCCGAGGACGGCGAGGTCTACCTGTACACGCAGTACGAACCCGCCGACGCCCGGCGCGTCTTCGCCGACTTCGAGCAGCCCGACCTGAAGGCCCCCTTCCGCTTCGAGGTGGCCGCACCCGAGGACTGGACGGTCTGGAGCAACGCCGCGGTGGAGTCGCGCGAGGGCGGGACCTGGCGCTTCGCCGAGACCAAGCCGATCTCCACGTACATCACCGCCGTCGTGGCCGGCCCGTACCACTACGAGAGCGATCTCTACACCCGCACCCTCGACGACGGGCGGACGCTGGAGATCCCGCTCGGCGCCATGTGCCGCAAGGGCCTGGCCAAGCACTTCGACGCGGACGACGTCTTCCTCGTCACCAAGCAGGGCCTGGACTTCTTCCACGACAACTTCGACTACCCGTACCCCTTCGGCAAGTACGACCAGGCGTTCGTGCCCGAGTACAACATCGGCGCGATGGAGAACCCGGGCTGTGTGACCTTCCGGGAGGAGTTCGTCTTCCGGGGCAAGGTGACGCAGGCCTCGTTCGAGCGCCGGGCGAACGTCATCCTGCACGAGATGGCGCACATGTGGTTCGGCGACCTGGTCACCATGCGGTGGTGGGACGACCTGTGGCTGAAGGAGTCCTTCGCCGACTACATGGGGGCGCTGTCGCTGGTCGAGGCGACCCGCTTCCGGAACGGCTGGGTGACGTTCGCCAACAACCGCAAGGCGTGGGCGTACCGCGCCGACCAGCTGCCGTCCACGCACCCCGTCACCGCGGACATCCACGACCTGGAGGACGCCAAGCTCAACTTCGACGGGATCACCTACGCCAAGGGCGCCTCGGTCCTGAAGCAGCTCGTGGCGTACGCGGGGCGCGAGGCGTTCCTGGAGGGCGCGCGGCGCTACTTCAAGCGCCATGCCTACGGCAACACCCGCCTGGACGACCTGCTGGCGGTGCTGGAGGAGACCTCCGGGCGGGATATGAAGGCCTGGTCGCGGTCGTGGCTGGAGACCTCCGGGGTCAACACGCTGACACCGCAGCTCACCTGCGACGCGGGCGACCGGATCACCGAGCTCGCGGTCGTGCAGGACGGCGGCGCCGGGCCCGGCGCCGCGACCTCGCCGGCCGCGCGGCCCCACCGGGTGGCCGTGGGCCTGTACCGGCACGAGGGCGCCGAGCTGGTGCGCTACGCACGGGCCGAGGTGGACGTCACCGGGGCCCGGACGGCCGTGCCGGAACTGGCGGGCCGGGAGCGCCCGGCGCTGGTCCTCGTCAACGACGACGACCTCACCTACTGCAAGGTCCGCTTCGACGAGGGGTCCCTGGACACGCTGCGGGACCACCTCGGGTCGGTCACGGACCCGCTGGCGCGGGCGGTGTGCTGGTCGGCGCTGTGGAACCTGACGCGCGACGCCCTGATGCCGGCCCGGGACTTCGTCGGGCTCGTCCTGGACTTCGCCGGACGGGAGTCGGACATCGGCGTGCTGCAGATGGTGCACGCCTGGGCGCGCGCCGCACTCGTGCACTACGCCGCGCCCGGCTGGCGCGGGGAGGGCGGCCGGCGGCTGTCGGAGGGGGCGCTGCGCGAGCTGCGGCTCGCGGAGCCGGGAAGCCAGCACCAGCTGGCGTGGGCGCGGTTCTTCGCGACGGTGGCGGCCACGGAGGCGGATCTCCAGCTGCTCCGGGGGCTGCTGGAGGGCACCGCCAGGATCGACGGCCTGGAGGTCGACCAGGAGCTGCGGTGGGCGTTCCTGGAACCGCTCGCCTCGCACGGGGTGGCCGACGAGCGGGCGATCGGCGCGGAGCTGGCGCGGGACGACACCGCGTCCGGCAAGCGCCACCAGGTGCGCTGTCTGGCCGCCCGGCCCGACGCCGCGGTCAAGGACCAGGCGTGGGCGCAGGTCGTCGAGTCGGACGCGCTGTCGAACGCGCTGGTGGAGGCGACCATTTCGGGCTTCACCCAGGCGTCGCAGCGGGAGCTGCTCGCACCGTACGCCGAGAAGTACTTCGCGGCGATCGAGCGGGTCTGGGCGGAGCGGTCGATCCAGATCGGCATGGACGTGGTCCACGGCCTCTTCCCCGCGCTCCAGGACGACGAGGCCACGCTGCGGGCGACGGACGCGTGGCTCGGCTCCCACCCGGACGCGGCGCCGGCGCTGCGCCGGCTGGTGCTCGAGTCCCGGGACGACCTCGCCCGCGCCCTGCGGGCCCAGTCCTGCGACGCGACGGCCGGCTGACGGCGCCGCCCCTGCGCAGTGGGTGCCCCCGCCCGGCTCCGGGCCCGGCTCCGGGCCCGGCGGGGAGCACCCTGCGCGGCAGAACTGATCGGCCATCGAACGCCCGTACTTTAGGACGGTGATGTCCTGAATTGTCGACGGCTGTGTAACAGCGGTTAGGAGCCCGCCGCCGCGCGGGAATCGGCGGGGCATGAACCACAACACCCCTCTCTCCCCCCGCCCGTTGAGCGACCTCTCCGACGTACGGCGGCGCGTGCTGTCGACCGCGCAGCTGCGTGCCCGGGGGGTGACCGCCGAGCACGCCGCCGAGCGGTGCGGCCCCGGCGGCCCCTGGCAGCAGATCCTGCCCGGCGTGTTCCTGCTGCACCCGGGGGCGCCCACCAGTGAGGAGCGGCTGCACGCCGCGGTGACGTACGCGGGCCGCCCCGGCGGAGGCGAGGCCATGGTGACGGGGCTGGCGGCGCTCGCGCTGCACCGCTTCACCTCGGCGCCGCCCCTGACGGCGCTGGAGCGGATCGACGTGCTCGTGCCGCGTACCCGGCGGGTGCGCTCGGCGGGCTGCGCCCGGCTGATCCGCACGCAGACGCCGCCGGTGCCGGACCTGGTGACGGGACTGCCCGTGGCCCCC
The Streptomyces tirandamycinicus DNA segment above includes these coding regions:
- a CDS encoding superoxide dismutase, with protein sequence MATYTLPELPYDYAALEPVINPQIIELHHDKHHAAYVKGANDTLERLAEARDKEAWGSINGLEKNLAFHLSGHILHSIYWHNMVAPKEGGGGEPLAADGVGELADAITDSFGSFAKFRTQLSKAAATTQGSGWGVLAYEPVSGRLIVEQVYDHQGNVGQGSVPILVFDAWEHAFYLQYKNQKVDFIDAMWGVVNWQDVARRYAEAKDRTPLITP
- a CDS encoding DsbA family oxidoreductase, producing MSDSSRTPADFWFDPLCPWAWMTSRWMLEVEKVRPVEVRWHVMSLAVLNEDRLDELPEEYRRAMEDAWGPVRVVIAAQQKYGDEVVGPLYTALGTRIHNEGRGITPEVVREALDAVGLPAELADYAESDAYDAELRASHGEGISKVGQDVGTPVIAVPGADGEQIAFFGPVVTPAPKGEEAARLWDGTLMVASIPGFYEIKRTRTKDPDFS
- the pepN gene encoding aminopeptidase N, encoding MPGVNLSRDEARARAELLSVDGYEVFLDLRSATAEGEEAQPRTFRSVTTIRFRRTGEGDSTFADLVAPSVNAVTLNGRELDPAEVFDGSRIALNGLRAENVLVVDAQCAYSRTGEGMHRFVDPEDGEVYLYTQYEPADARRVFADFEQPDLKAPFRFEVAAPEDWTVWSNAAVESREGGTWRFAETKPISTYITAVVAGPYHYESDLYTRTLDDGRTLEIPLGAMCRKGLAKHFDADDVFLVTKQGLDFFHDNFDYPYPFGKYDQAFVPEYNIGAMENPGCVTFREEFVFRGKVTQASFERRANVILHEMAHMWFGDLVTMRWWDDLWLKESFADYMGALSLVEATRFRNGWVTFANNRKAWAYRADQLPSTHPVTADIHDLEDAKLNFDGITYAKGASVLKQLVAYAGREAFLEGARRYFKRHAYGNTRLDDLLAVLEETSGRDMKAWSRSWLETSGVNTLTPQLTCDAGDRITELAVVQDGGAGPGAATSPAARPHRVAVGLYRHEGAELVRYARAEVDVTGARTAVPELAGRERPALVLVNDDDLTYCKVRFDEGSLDTLRDHLGSVTDPLARAVCWSALWNLTRDALMPARDFVGLVLDFAGRESDIGVLQMVHAWARAALVHYAAPGWRGEGGRRLSEGALRELRLAEPGSQHQLAWARFFATVAATEADLQLLRGLLEGTARIDGLEVDQELRWAFLEPLASHGVADERAIGAELARDDTASGKRHQVRCLAARPDAAVKDQAWAQVVESDALSNALVEATISGFTQASQRELLAPYAEKYFAAIERVWAERSIQIGMDVVHGLFPALQDDEATLRATDAWLGSHPDAAPALRRLVLESRDDLARALRAQSCDATAG